Within the Aminivibrio sp. genome, the region CATGTCGCCGGAATGGACCCAGCCGTCCACCAGCGTCTTCGCCGTCTCTTCCGGGTTGTTCCAGTATCCGGAGAAAGTCTGGGGACCACCCCAGAGAAGCTCGCCGGGGGTGTTCGGCTCCGTGATTTCGCTGCCGTCGTCGGCGGCGAGCTTTACCATGGAAAGGTACATGGGCCTGCCCACGGAGGCGTACTTGGCCCTCATGACCTCGTCGGACATGAGGTGAGCGCAGGAGGAAAGGTTGTTCGGCCCGGCTTCGGTCATGCCGTAGCCCAGGACGAACTTCACGCCCTTGTCCCAGAACTTTTCCATGATGTTGATGGGGGTCGGGGCGGCCCCGGCCATGACCCACTTCACGCTGGAGAAATCAGTGGAGGCGAATGCGGGCAGTTCCACCATCATGCGGAAGATGGTGGCCGCGCCGAAGAGGGTGGTGATTTTCTCCTTCACGATGATTTCGAGGGTCTTCTTCGGGTCGAACTGCCTGTTGATGATGAGCCGTCCGCCCACGTGGAGCAGGGGCAGGGTCAGCAGGTTCCAGCCGCCGGTGTGGAAGAGGGGAAGCAGCAGCAGGGTGCTGTCCTCGTGGTTCAGGTTCCACGTGCAGATCTCGTTGAGGCAGTTGAACAGCTCGCACCGGTGGGAGATCAGGCCGCCCTTGGGAAGGCCCGTGGTTCCCCCCGTGTGGATGATCATGTGGGTGTCTTCCATATCCAGGTCGGTGCAGCAGACAAAGGCATCGTTGCCGTGGTCCAGGGCGGCGGCGTAGGGAAGGTCGTTCTCCGGGTTTTTGTCCGGCGAGAGGACGATGTACTTTTCCACGGAACAGCCGGACTTGAGAGGGGGTATCTTGTCGGCGAAGGCCTCCTCGTAGAAAAGGACCTTCGGCGTTTCGTTGTTCATGAGCTGCACAAGCTCGCTGACCGAGAGGCGGGCATT harbors:
- a CDS encoding AMP-binding protein, which gives rise to MSVGWIGNYSFFRARIDSTREAVYDLDTETHYTYGDLERRANLLARFLSEKAGVGKGDRVAFLARNCIEMIDAYFATGKLGAIFVPYNARLSVSELVQLMNNETPKVLFYEEAFADKIPPLKSGCSVEKYIVLSPDKNPENDLPYAAALDHGNDAFVCCTDLDMEDTHMIIHTGGTTGLPKGGLISHRCELFNCLNEICTWNLNHEDSTLLLLPLFHTGGWNLLTLPLLHVGGRLIINRQFDPKKTLEIIVKEKITTLFGAATIFRMMVELPAFASTDFSSVKWVMAGAAPTPINIMEKFWDKGVKFVLGYGMTEAGPNNLSSCAHLMSDEVMRAKYASVGRPMYLSMVKLAADDGSEITEPNTPGELLWGGPQTFSGYWNNPEETAKTLVDGWVHSGDMAVRDEDGYYYIVGRKKNMFISGGENVFPPEIERAMYDIEEVHEVCVFGVPDEKWGEVGKAVVSVKPGKTVTKEQIITALGSKLARYKIPKYITFVDEVPKNNVGKIVVSKVVELYGKATD